ATAGTGATACCTGATTCTTATATATAGTCTAAACTGTACAGTAGTCAATCATTACATTGTGGATTTTGGGTTAGTTGAATattcataattttaaaatacaattagcagacatttattgctaggaagaataaaaagaaaacaaaatcataATCCTGAAGCTCTGCACAAAccaatattattattacattttaacacTCTACATTTTAAAACTACAGATTTCAGTGGTAATTACACTTCACAATCAATTTGTGTGTGAGTGTATTAGAATATACTAATACTTTTTACATTATGtctgatgctttttatttaagactttttgTTTGAGACAAATTTCTCCTCTCTTGCATTTCCTCTATTTGTTTACCAAAGAACTTCTTAAAGAAAAATCTTTAATCCTAAAAATACCAAATTAATTGTATAAATACTAAAGTcagatgtaaatgtaatgaacaCAAAAAGTGTGTgctctgttaaaaacatttatggtATGTACATAGTGATCAATGTGTGTAGAATGTGTGTTTCCTAAAAAATCCATCTCTTGTTCAGATGCATGACAGTGAACAATTTGTGCCAGCAACATTTCTTTTTGTCTAAACTTTTAAGAATTACAAACACTAATGTATGtgaaaataaattcatgttGTAAGGATCACACAAAGCTTCAGTCATTTTGTTAatgttataccacgggtctgttgaatgctgcattctgattggctgagaaatgttctatgggtgttgattatttttctgtaaaccgcacacctatcttttcaaatgtcttaaaaataggcaccagagcaatgtttgtggtaaccgtggtataagaggaataattgactccggtcctttgaattatttgaaaataatgcacaccaaggtggtaatgcggcacgacgcgaagcggaccgcatataattcaatggcccgtcgtcaattattccttacttattcaATAGATTTTAAATACTAATGGTATTGTTCCACTTTTGCAAAATACAGAATCATATTAAATTCTAGTACATTTTAGTAGCCTAAACAATCatctttaaatgttttacataATACTTAAATGTAAGAGCCACTTAACAGCCACAGGTAACTTTTACTACTGGAATATGTAAGAATAGACTCTCCTGTAAAGAAaatttgtatttctgtttacatgTTTCTAAACTGAATTATGGATCTGAAGCTATTTTTATGTTACCTAAAGACTGTAATAGAAAATcaaagatatttttaaatatattgctaaagtaatttttttttaaaagcctatcataacaatctaaacctgcttcgtttcacactgTATTCGTTTGGAATCACAATGCGGGGTAAACCCCCCAAAAGCAGGGCTAACCCTGTTTCTAAGCAGGATTTTATAACCCTAGGTTAATTTTAGGGATAACCCAGTATCTAAATTACGAAGTGTGGAATGATTCTTAACCTATAGGTTAAAAGTGGGGTTTGGAacgaagataacccagggttaagcacAGTGTGAAAATCCCCaaagtgtgtctgacatgttaTCCTGTACACTCAAGatatatagcaccggtgaagcaccagtgaagcacctgtgtagaaccaaataggggccatatagcaccacataaggttctacatagcactatttggttctacacaggtgcttcactggtgctccACCGGTGCTACACGGCACCAAAAACGGCTCTCCCATGAccacgagcaaagaaccacccTTGGTGCCATACAGCACCGTTTGTCCCCAGAGTGTAAAATAgctttttttatcaggctcttatatttaggttcagtaattttatGGCAATAAAAAGGTCAGAGAAATCAGACACTGATACATGTTTGCACACTTCCTATAAACTATTTTACTATGGTGTTTTGGATAAACATGCAGTTTATTAAATACCCATATACTGTCTAGTCTATCCAGTCACACATTCACACCTGTATGTCTTATAAGGAGAGCAGCCAGTTCTAACAAAAAGATTACCTTAAATGTAGCttgttcatgtatttttattgTTGAGGACAGTCctttattaaaggtgcactttgtaacttttaaaaacaattggggttgtttgagctaaaatctgcaggacagtaGCTTTTCAGGAGCAgagttggagacccctgctttagATTATACAAATGGAAGAAATTATTATTCTAATGCTGCATTCCATGCAACCTGTAACCCGTAAatcacgacttcaaaaccacgactcacgactctgaactgggagtacCTCGATCTAGTATGAGTTCACGGGTGGGAAGTCACAggtttgactgccgttccagtgcactttcacaggtagaaggttgtaaaaacacCGGTTACAGACTGCCTGGAACGCatactcccagttcagagtcgtaagtagtggttttgaagtcgtaattCACGTGCTCAAAAACCTGCCTGGAACACAGCATAAGACAGGGGTctccaatcctgctcctggagggctacTGTCCCGCAGACCCCAGTTCCAACCccaattaaacacagctgaagcagctaatcaaagGTTGCTTGATGAtgacagacaggtgtgttgaaaAAGGTTTGGAACTGAAGTCTGCAAGACTgtagccctccaggagcagggttggagaCATCTTTTCAAAGAacttttgactgaatggttaTTAAACAAATCAAAAATGGATCGTTGATGACATCGAAGATGACATGGATATCCCTTCTCatcctttttttcttttttttccctaATGACCATGATCAGAATGTGCAGAATATTGTGAAATCtatgaaatgtaaaatattcTGTGTTCATTTCATTTGAATTTATTATTAGGACAATATGGGCAAGacaagaaacatttacatgtttagcTTAAGCTAATTAGAGGTTTATAACCAAAAACATGCTTAACAATACTGAAATTTACAACATTTTATCACCATTTTCCCTTAAAGTTGCTCATGTAACTGAAGATGAATCACAGTGGAGCAGTTCTGACCCAGGCAGCAGATTCACTGTCTAAACATGATATCATATCACTCAGAAGACCTCCACTCTCAGGCCTCACATTACTGCTGTGACATTCTGTAATAGCACACAGATCAGTTTAAATGATTTTCATTTAGTACATAACAAATCTATGCAAATCTAATTATTAAGTGCACTCCATACAGAAAGTTGTAGGCAACACATATATCAGTCTTCATGCAATTTTCAGCTGCTTACCAACTGTTTGTTCTGACATTTTCCTAATCAATTGGTTTGGGACATCATAAATGCAATCAGTCGCCTCTGTAAACAGAGATAAATCACAGTGATATTTGAAAGTTTAAACTTTAGTGTGCAATTATTATAAGGAGATTTCAAGGGTctatttggttctacacaggtgcttcactggtgcttcaccggtgctatatggcactaaaaacggttcttctatgattacgagcaaagaaccacttttggtgctatatagcaccgtttgtttttagagtgtataatgAGATCAAGGGTctgggcccggttgcataaagcaccttaagtgtaattttcccttaagttGTTTCCTTTtaacttaagggtgttgcagaaaaacccttaagttttttctgttgtgtctccatggcaacgatagtattttataacaacaaaccggGGTCACTGTCTTGAAAAACTTAAAGATTACCCTTACCTAAGAGAACCGTTTAAGGGATTATATGCAAAACTCTTTAATTATTATCTTACAGAAgttaaggggaatttaccccttaagtgtcaCACTTAAGGaaaaaacttaaggtgctttatgcaaccgggccctgaAACTTACCGTGCTCTTCCTTACTGACTGGCCAGGTACTAGGGAGTGTATCATAGAGGGCTTCTTCAGTAACTGCAACCAATAACCAagaaattattataatattgtaCAAAGGCAAAGCAAACCTaatgcatttaaacaaaataaggtATTTAACTAATTTTAAAGTCATAAATGGAGCTTATTTGAGGATAAATGAATAGGCAGACGTTTTCGAGGTGGGAGTATGTCATAGTCTGTCAGTAAAATCTCTTCGGTGCTCAGCTCCATTTCATTGTCTGTGTgaagactttgtttttcatcaGCATCTGagaacacaaaaataaaactgtGAGGAAAATATCCATACAGTTTAAAAAagatgcagcatgaagttaaaacaacttggttttgaaaccctactattttaagttttgaccggtgataagttgacataacttataaaaacacgTTGAAATTAAGTTAATGAAATtaaagtacaataaaaatacatgttgatttgacaaaaatgtggAATGTTTTTGTGAGGATCTGGAAATTTTTTAGCaacttatgtttaggttcagtaatttcattTTAGTTGTGTTTCCTGGTATTGTGATGCCTTTCtcacaaatgtcacttaatTTCAtgttatttaacaaatttgactgtcttttttGGCCTTCACATCTAAAcaaatccacttctttggacaagaaactgaaccacacatggGTTGTATttaggtccaagtactcacaagggacccaagtttgaatgtgatccacaGTCCTTTCACATAGTCTTGCACTTAAATAGTTAAATAGATTAAGCCAACAAACCGTTAATTCTGAATGGGGTAAGGTCAGTATTAAAGGCCTGCTAACGTAGCtgttttcagcaatataaaaatagtctctggtatccccagaatgtgtctgtaaaataTCACCACAGATCTTTCAATATACAATGTTAAACATGGCCAATTGTGGCTGCAAAAACGCACTGTTtttgtgtgtctctttaaatgcaaaaaaagctTCTGTTCCCTCCCCGTATGCAAAGTATGGGGTAGAGCGCTTACACATCTGCTTTGGATTACATTAAAACATGTGTCACTGGCAGAAGATTGAATTGCGTGCTCATAAGGAGGAGTGTGTGAGCGGTTATGGTTGGGgagtaatcaatgtgacatcacattgatagggtATCCCCAACAGcatgttttgtgtgactgttgtggtttaaaggagattacacaaaaaataataaatggatTTTGTATAATAACAGAATGTTTctgttaatatcattatctcatttttgatggaggtggcaTTCAGCATTCAGCTTTTGCATCTTAACTCTTCAAATAATAATTGGGATGAGTAAGAATCCTCATATACATCTGCTAAGCAGAATATCTtaattttatcttatttttccAACGTAACAGACATTTGATTTTGTTATGTTTCTTACTGATTAATCGTACATTTATTACTGAATGCATTATAAGAACTTAAATTGGTAATACTTACTACTACTGCAGGATTTAAATGACTCTTGATCAAAAGAGAAACATCTACTAGTCGTTGCAGTGGTGTCTTCAGATTGAGTTTCAGATTTATTATCTGACATTTGCTCCCTAAACTCAAACACACATTTCATTCATAGCATTAAAAATCTCATGTAAAACACTGACATGAAATGTGTTGTATGGCATTGGTACCCATCAGGGATCGGTCCGATTCTGTCAGGCCCATTAAGCAGCATGGCTTTCCACAGCTGATTCATCCACAGCTGTCTGTCATCGGCCGTATCTGCAGCCTGTTATACACAGTTCATAGGGATCAAACATCTGTAGATCCACATGACAGATGAAGACAATTACAACAAACTGTCAATTTTCATTGGCTATTTATCTTTATATTTAGTTCTTGTGTAGCTTAACTGATAAAGCATATCTCTAGTAACGCCAAGGCCAGCGTTTGACTCCCAGATAACCGATATTCTCAATAATCAAATTACTTGCTTGAATATGTTGCAAGTCTCTGGATTATTTGGAACCCAAAtgtttaaagaggacatttcacaagactttttaaagatgtaaaataaatctttggtgtccccagagtaaatactgtatatgaagttttagctcaaactatcatatagataatttattataccatgttacaattgacactttgtaggtgtgagcaaaaattttccgttttgggtgtgtcatttaaaatgcaaatgagttgttCTCTGCACTGAATGGCAGTAGCATggatggatagtgcagattaaggggcggtattattataagaagatccccttctgacatcacaaggggagccaaatttcaattacctaatttttcacgtgcttgcagggaacggtttaccaaaactaagttactgggttgatctttttcacattttataggttgatagaagcactggggacccaattatagctcttaaccctttaactggcgcagccctttttgagtggggggttggtgaaaaggtgatatacacctttaaattagtataactctggcccttttttatttttggtgtaGAAGattaattttggttttaattttggtaattttttgttttaaagaagacacttcaacgttttttagggaagtgtctggaggtgaaaatattattttttttaaagcagtttacatttatttgtgataaataaaaatgcaatatagtattatttttaatacataaaattgtcaaaaaactgaggtttgtgctggtttgctgtgaggtttgctgcatacttgtgtcacaaatgaataaattacagttactgcattattattactgctaaaaggtttttgaaatatgaaaactacattcttagacctttccaacaatatatagtttgtcgtgatagattaacatttacatagaaaatattgaaataaatgtaggtgtcccgctcacgggacagcgccaattaacgggtggaaaaagtcacatttttatgaaatgtcccctttaaatggaACCAGTCAAAACTGTACATTTCACATAACATGCTTGTTGTTATCTCAAAATTGACCCTGTGACTTTTTCGCTGCTGTATGGCACAATGCTCTACACATTGAGCTACAAAAACAAAGCACCTACATTTTTGTTCAAAGGGTGCATAAAGAGAGTATTCATAAGGATTTGAGTCATAAGAGCAGTGCATGTTCCTTTATGAAACCCTCATGATTGTTCTGTGGGGACTTTAGTCTTAACAAAATAACATTATCTAGTGGCTGATGGTCACCACATCCTCAAACATAATACAGTTGATCTATTGATGAATATGTTCAGGGAAGGAAACtcaccagcatttttttcttCCCGTTTTTCATCGTCATCTCAAAAAGATAGCGTTTGTTATCCGAGCCGCTCACCTCGCGCACAGACTGCAACTGTTAAACACCATTAAACAAATGGAAAATTGCAGTGACACACTGATCTA
This window of the Misgurnus anguillicaudatus chromosome 19, ASM2758022v2, whole genome shotgun sequence genome carries:
- the LOC129436217 gene encoding uncharacterized protein produces the protein MSTEGGVPTPICQGFLKKRKDKMKLRWVTYWFRLYNTTLFFYTKKHGSALDLRGQYYIYELQSVREVSGSDNKRYLFEMTMKNGKKKMLAADTADDRQLWMNQLWKAMLLNGPDRIGPIPDGEQMSDNKSETQSEDTTATTSRCFSFDQESFKSCSSNADEKQSLHTDNEMELSTEEILLTDYDILPPRKLTEEALYDTLPSTWPVSKEEHEATDCIYDVPNQLIRKMSEQTVECHSSNVRPESGGLLSDMISCLDSESAAWVRTAPL